The DNA sequence TTGGATAATCGATGGTGATTTTGAATAAAAAACGGTCTAATTGTGCTTCAGGTAAACGATACGTTCCTTCTTGCTCAATAGGGTTTTGTGTGGCAATTACCAAAAAGGGAGTTTCTAATTTATAGGCAGAGCCATCAATAGTAATCTGACGTTCCTCCATAACTTCAAAAAGGGCAGCCTGTGTTTTGGCAGGAGCACGGTTAATCTCATCAATTAGGATTAAATTAGAGAAAATTGGTCCTTTTTTAAATTCGAATTCAGAGTTTTTCAGATTAAAAATCGAAGTTCCTAAAATATCGGAAGGCATTAAATCAGGTGTAAATTGAATTCGGCTGAAACCAATGTTTAACGTTTTTGACAGTAATTTTGCCGTAATGGTTTTAGCAACTCCGGGAACTCCTTCCAACAAAACATGTCCGTTTGATAGTATAGCAACCAAAAGCTGATCAATCATTTTATGCTGACCTACAATTACCGTTTCCAACTCTTTTTTGATACTGCTAACGTGGTCTAAAAGTGGCGTTAGGTTTAGTCGGGTTTCAAAATTTACATTTTCGTTTGTAATTTCTGTTTTTGTTGTATTTATATCGTCCATGTTGTGGTATGTTTTCTTTTGAATGAATTTCTGTTAAAAGTATTAATTTAAAATCTTCTCGATGGCATTATTAATTCGAATTAAATCTTCTTCGAGACTTCCGTGATAACTTCGTCGGTATTCGTTGATCAAAAATACAAGTTCGCGGATGTCTTTTTCCTCTTTTCCTGATTTGTGATGCAGTTTCTGGATAAAAGTATCGTCGAGTTTTGTAGTGTCGATTAGGTACTCATTTCGTATTCTTTCGAGGAAATAAATGATTTTTTTATCGATAATGTTATCATGATCGCCTTCCTGGTAGTATAAGTTTCCGATAGTTTTGGTAAAATCAACGGTTAAGTTAGGGAGCGGTTTTAAGATTGGAACGATTCTCTGTTTTCGTTTGGCATTAAAAAGAATAAAAATCAGGATTCCAATTAGCAACAGGTACCACGCCCATTTTAGTGCGGGCTGACTTAAAATGTATCGCAACGGCGAATCAGAAATGGATTCGCTGTTTTGTCCTTTGGTGTACCAGTAAATGTTTCCCTTTGGCATATACGAAAGTACATTTTCGGCATACTGATAATGATCCTTTTTTAATAAATGGTAGTTGGTAAAAGCAACAGGTTGCATGTGCAAATAAAAATAGCCACCCGAATAAGGGACTTTTATAAAGTTGACATGTTTTTCTTTTTGATTTCCCTGATAGCCCAAAATGGTAGTCGTTGCCGTATCTATTTTTGTGAAATAATTTTCAATACCAACATCTTTAAGCAGGTATTTTTTGGAACTTACTTTTGCGTTAGCCATCCAGACCTTTGCATTAGGCGCAGCTTGAAAGTTGGTGTTTATCTCAATCTTCAAACTATCTAATATGGACTGGGGAAATGTTTTCATGCTCAAAAAAGCATTATTTCCATGAGATACAAAGTAAAAAAGTTCGGTTATGGACTGATCGTCAATATCGCCAAGTTCGGCTATATTGAAAAAAGTACCTTTAATGCTGTATTTTCCGGAAATGGTATCGGGAATGTATTTTGAATCTAAAAACTCATAAGGAGTTATAGTAGCTATGCGTTCGATTTTTTGCTTTTTTAGTAAGCCACCAATTTCTTTGTCAAAAACATATAATCCGTATGGAATTTTATCATTGACAGAGTAGGTTGGTCTCCAATCGATCGGTTTGGGTTTATTGGCACTGGTTATTACAATAAGAGCAAAAACAAAAACCAGAATAGCGATGTAAATTTTGACGGATTTATTCATTGCTAAAGGTTTTTATTGAATTCTTAAAACGGTTTTCTGCTTTTTTGAAAGTGGTTTCATCAATTTCAAATTCGCCATACCAAATATAGTTGTACAAATAGGATAAATAAGTGAACTCTTCTTTATAAACGGGACTTTGAAGCTCGTATAAATAATCGGAGTTGGTTTTTTCGATATCCCATTCGATATAATGGTTTTGCGCCATAACTTTTAATAACCAAAGGTAATAGTAGCGTATTGCGATTCTTCTTTCTCCTTTTTCGATACTCTCCTGAATGAGTTTTTTGAAATCTAACAGATGTATGTTTTTCTCGAGTTCAGAATAATAGATGGTCTTTTTATGAGAATCTTTTCCGAAAATCCATTTACCTTCTTTATTAATTATTGCTTTTACGATCAGATAGATTACAAAAACAATAATCAGTACGGCGAGCACTTTCAATAAAATAGACACAAAATTTAATGCGGCCTGCGGGTTGCTGAAAGTGAAGAGATTTCTTAAAATACTGGCCAGCCATTCTTTAAAATGATCCCAGAGATTTTTCTCAGGGGCTTTGTATTCGTATACAAAATCTGAGGAAGTATATTTTTTCTTGAAATCTGTATGAAAAGTTTTGGCCTCAACCGTATCCGAATCGATTATGATATCTTTCTCCGTATATTTTACCGAAGTAATTTTTGGCGGATCGACAGTCACCAAGGTATCTTGAGCATTTGTGATGCTAAAGAAAAAAAGAAAAGATAAAACAAAGAAAATTTTATTCATTATCGGTACTGATTAGATCAATTTGGCTGATAGTTGTTGTGTTTTTTTGTGTACGATAAAAGGATAAACCAAATAGTAAAAAGAGATGATACCTAAGGTTAACAGTATGATAAAACTGCTTAATACGTTGGGCATATCGATTGAATATCGGGTGATAAAACCTTCAAGGAATCCTGCACCAATGGTAAAAGGAAAGGTGCTCAGGAAGATTTTGAAACTGTTTTTGAAACCTATTTTAAAAGAATTTACCCGGGAAAATGTCTTTGGAAACAATATTGAGGCTCCGAGAATAAATCCGGCAGCGGTTTCGATTACGATGGCAAAAATTTCCATAGAACCATGAATCCAGATTCCACGAACGCTTTTCCAGAAAACACCTTGTTCGTAAAAAAAGTACTGAAAAGCCCCTAGCATAATGCAGTTTTGCATGGCAATGTAAAAAGTGCCAATTCCTGCAAAAAGACCGTAAATATAACATCTGGCTCCTACATAAAGGTTGTTCATGGTGATGCCAATAAAACTTCCCCAATTACTTCCAGAGGCATAAACGGCCATAGGATCTCCTTTTTTAATGTTTTCTAAAGTCATGTTTACATAACCGTCTCCTAAAATTAAGCGAACAAAATTAGTGTCGTATCGTGCCGAAATAACACCAATGCCCACCGTTATAAAAAATAAGACAAATGAATACAAGAGATATCTTCTGTATTCGTACACCAGCAAAGGCACTTCGGTTCTGAAAAATTCCAGAAACCTGTTTTTCTCGGCTCGTTTGGTTTTGTAAATTTTCTGATAGATCTGTGAAGCCAAATGATTTAGATAAACGACAGTCTTGCTTTTTGGGTAATACGTTTGGGCGTAAGACAAATCATTCATCATTTGAATGTACAAATTGGCTAACTCATCAGGATTTTTTTTAGCTTTACCGAAAATAGCTAGCTCAAATTCCAGCCATTTTTCTTTATTTTGTTTTATGAAGGCGATCTCTCTCATTATGGGCTAAAATATAAAATATGTCAGAATTATCAATAAATACTACGCAAAATGTTAAAATAAATTTTATAGCAGCATCTGCCGGCGAGCGGATCGGCTCTTATTTTATCGATTTGATTATTAAATTTGCCTATCTCATAGTCATTTACGGGATATTTTTTTACGCATTCCA is a window from the Flavobacterium cupriresistens genome containing:
- a CDS encoding AAA family ATPase — protein: MDDINTTKTEITNENVNFETRLNLTPLLDHVSSIKKELETVIVGQHKMIDQLLVAILSNGHVLLEGVPGVAKTITAKLLSKTLNIGFSRIQFTPDLMPSDILGTSIFNLKNSEFEFKKGPIFSNLILIDEINRAPAKTQAALFEVMEERQITIDGSAYKLETPFLVIATQNPIEQEGTYRLPEAQLDRFLFKITIDYPKLDEEIQIIQREHLLQDHGKLEAIKTILSAVEIKAYQALIKQIRVEQNLLEYIARIVVNTRENAFLYLGASPRASIAILNAAKGFAAIRGRDFVTPEDIKDATVPVLQHRVIVSPEREMEGITSSEIIKQIIETVEIPR
- a CDS encoding DUF4350 domain-containing protein, with the translated sequence MNKSVKIYIAILVFVFALIVITSANKPKPIDWRPTYSVNDKIPYGLYVFDKEIGGLLKKQKIERIATITPYEFLDSKYIPDTISGKYSIKGTFFNIAELGDIDDQSITELFYFVSHGNNAFLSMKTFPQSILDSLKIEINTNFQAAPNAKVWMANAKVSSKKYLLKDVGIENYFTKIDTATTTILGYQGNQKEKHVNFIKVPYSGGYFYLHMQPVAFTNYHLLKKDHYQYAENVLSYMPKGNIYWYTKGQNSESISDSPLRYILSQPALKWAWYLLLIGILIFILFNAKRKQRIVPILKPLPNLTVDFTKTIGNLYYQEGDHDNIIDKKIIYFLERIRNEYLIDTTKLDDTFIQKLHHKSGKEEKDIRELVFLINEYRRSYHGSLEEDLIRINNAIEKILN
- a CDS encoding DUF4129 domain-containing protein, whose amino-acid sequence is MNKIFFVLSFLFFFSITNAQDTLVTVDPPKITSVKYTEKDIIIDSDTVEAKTFHTDFKKKYTSSDFVYEYKAPEKNLWDHFKEWLASILRNLFTFSNPQAALNFVSILLKVLAVLIIVFVIYLIVKAIINKEGKWIFGKDSHKKTIYYSELEKNIHLLDFKKLIQESIEKGERRIAIRYYYLWLLKVMAQNHYIEWDIEKTNSDYLYELQSPVYKEEFTYLSYLYNYIWYGEFEIDETTFKKAENRFKNSIKTFSNE
- a CDS encoding stage II sporulation protein M, whose product is MREIAFIKQNKEKWLEFELAIFGKAKKNPDELANLYIQMMNDLSYAQTYYPKSKTVVYLNHLASQIYQKIYKTKRAEKNRFLEFFRTEVPLLVYEYRRYLLYSFVLFFITVGIGVISARYDTNFVRLILGDGYVNMTLENIKKGDPMAVYASGSNWGSFIGITMNNLYVGARCYIYGLFAGIGTFYIAMQNCIMLGAFQYFFYEQGVFWKSVRGIWIHGSMEIFAIVIETAAGFILGASILFPKTFSRVNSFKIGFKNSFKIFLSTFPFTIGAGFLEGFITRYSIDMPNVLSSFIILLTLGIISFYYLVYPFIVHKKTQQLSAKLI